In one Zymobacter palmae genomic region, the following are encoded:
- a CDS encoding rhodanese-like domain-containing protein gives MNIDHLLEFALHQHPILVGLFIVLLLIWLGYEIGRNNANAVTIHQLTSLVNQHEGVVVDLRDANAFRSGHISGAINIPAASLATRTSELERFKERPIIVVCKMGQQSGAAVATLKKAGFKHVARLRGGVDQWQAENLPLVKK, from the coding sequence ATGAACATCGATCACCTTCTCGAATTTGCGCTCCATCAGCACCCGATTCTCGTCGGCCTGTTCATCGTCCTGCTGCTGATCTGGCTGGGATACGAAATCGGCCGCAACAATGCTAACGCAGTGACCATCCATCAGCTGACGTCACTCGTCAACCAGCACGAGGGCGTGGTAGTGGACCTGCGCGACGCCAATGCGTTCCGCAGCGGTCATATCTCCGGGGCCATCAACATTCCGGCGGCTTCCCTTGCCACGCGCACGAGCGAACTTGAGCGTTTCAAGGAACGCCCCATCATCGTGGTCTGCAAGATGGGCCAGCAGTCAGGGGCCGCAGTGGCTACCTTGAAGAAGGCGGGTTTCAAGCATGTGGCACGCCTGCGCGGTGGTGTCGATCAGTGGCAGGCCGAGAACCTTCCGCTGGTCAAGAAATAA
- the secB gene encoding protein-export chaperone SecB, producing the protein MSQDNIQDDQGQQSEVQFALHRIYLKDASFESPHSPEIFQQFQPQVALDIGTSARKVADDFYEVVISITADAKHTESSNTMFLVEVQQAGLFQITGVNEGQLDHMLNTYCPNMLFPYVRECIDSFVTRGGFPALMLAPFNFDALYAQKLQQASEQQPNIQ; encoded by the coding sequence ATGTCTCAGGACAATATTCAGGACGATCAGGGCCAGCAGTCGGAAGTGCAGTTCGCCCTGCACCGCATTTACCTGAAAGACGCATCGTTCGAATCGCCGCATTCACCGGAAATTTTCCAGCAGTTCCAGCCGCAGGTCGCGCTGGATATCGGCACCTCTGCGCGCAAGGTTGCTGACGATTTCTATGAAGTCGTGATCAGTATCACGGCCGATGCCAAACACACCGAATCCAGTAACACTATGTTCCTGGTGGAAGTGCAGCAGGCCGGTTTGTTCCAGATCACCGGAGTGAACGAAGGCCAGCTTGATCACATGCTCAATACGTACTGCCCGAACATGCTGTTCCCGTACGTGCGTGAATGTATCGACAGCTTCGTAACCCGCGGTGGTTTCCCCGCGCTGATGCTTGCCCCGTTCAACTTCGATGCGCTGTACGCGCAGAAGTTGCAGCAGGCCAGCGAACAGCAGCCGAACATCCAGTAA
- a CDS encoding 16S rRNA (uracil(1498)-N(3))-methyltransferase has protein sequence MRIYVDTDALAAASAGMIFTLPDAQAHHVGRVMRRRVGDAVRLFDGRGHEFEGVLSVVDRKCVSVTLGEPVAVTPESPLSVHLGQAISKGDRMDIAIQKSVELGVTEITPLYTERGDVRLKGEREERKWQHWLAVAASACEQCGRATLPIIHAPMALSSWLEQRNEPMKLMLQPGRSALEDHEHNPGRAALLIGPEGGFTADEIDQAAAQHFEILSLGPRILRTETAPIAAMTLLQYRYGDLR, from the coding sequence ATGCGCATCTACGTCGATACGGACGCTCTGGCAGCAGCTTCCGCAGGAATGATCTTTACCCTCCCTGACGCACAGGCCCATCACGTTGGACGCGTCATGCGTCGTCGCGTTGGTGATGCCGTACGTCTGTTCGATGGCCGCGGTCACGAGTTCGAAGGCGTGCTGTCGGTCGTGGACCGTAAGTGTGTGTCGGTAACACTGGGCGAACCCGTGGCAGTGACGCCGGAATCGCCGCTGAGCGTGCATCTGGGACAGGCTATCTCCAAGGGCGATCGCATGGATATTGCCATCCAGAAATCGGTCGAGTTGGGAGTGACGGAAATCACCCCGCTGTACACTGAGCGCGGTGACGTGCGCCTCAAGGGTGAACGTGAAGAGCGCAAGTGGCAGCATTGGCTGGCGGTCGCGGCCAGTGCCTGCGAGCAGTGTGGGCGTGCCACGCTGCCGATCATCCATGCGCCGATGGCGCTGAGCAGCTGGCTTGAACAGCGCAATGAACCGATGAAGTTGATGCTTCAGCCGGGCCGTTCTGCATTGGAAGACCACGAGCACAACCCGGGGCGAGCCGCCTTGCTGATTGGGCCGGAAGGCGGGTTCACGGCAGACGAGATCGACCAAGCGGCCGCGCAGCATTTCGAGATCCTGTCGCTGGGACCTCGTATTCTGCGCACTGAAACGGCCCCGATCGCGGCCATGACGTTGCTGCAGTACCGCTACGGCGATCTTCGCTGA
- the gshB gene encoding glutathione synthase codes for MAHALKIGIVMDPIANITYRKDSSLSLLWAAKQRGWSLYYLEQEDLYLDQGRAFGRVRDLDVFEDPKHWFELSEPRAMPLAELDVILMRKDPPVDRAFLDATHLLGFAEREGVLVVNPTTVLRECNEKLFAQQFTDCIVPTVVSSNKEILKAFHREHRDVIFKPLDGMGGSGIFRITEDGRNLGSVIEQLTELGHYQIMAQRFIPEITEGDTRIVVIDGEAVPFGLARLPAEGEVRGNLAAGGHGVVRALNDRDRELVARVAPVLKEKGIIIAGLDVIGGYITEINVTSPTCFREIDAQEGTDISGRVMDAIARRMAARA; via the coding sequence ATGGCGCACGCGTTGAAGATCGGTATCGTGATGGACCCCATTGCGAACATCACCTATCGCAAGGATTCTTCCCTTTCCCTGCTGTGGGCGGCAAAGCAGCGCGGATGGTCGCTGTACTATCTTGAGCAGGAAGACCTTTATCTCGACCAGGGGCGTGCTTTCGGGCGTGTACGTGATCTGGATGTATTCGAGGATCCTAAGCACTGGTTCGAACTGAGCGAGCCGCGGGCGATGCCGTTGGCAGAGCTGGACGTAATTCTGATGCGTAAGGATCCGCCGGTCGACCGTGCCTTCCTTGATGCCACGCACCTGCTTGGGTTCGCCGAACGCGAAGGCGTACTCGTCGTCAACCCGACGACCGTGCTGCGCGAATGCAATGAAAAGCTGTTTGCCCAGCAATTTACGGATTGCATTGTGCCGACCGTTGTTTCAAGCAACAAGGAGATCCTTAAGGCGTTCCATCGCGAACATCGCGACGTGATCTTCAAGCCGCTTGATGGTATGGGCGGCAGCGGCATCTTCCGCATCACGGAAGACGGCCGCAATCTGGGATCCGTCATCGAGCAGCTGACCGAGCTGGGGCATTACCAGATCATGGCGCAGCGCTTCATTCCTGAAATCACCGAAGGGGATACCCGTATCGTGGTGATCGACGGTGAGGCCGTGCCGTTTGGTTTGGCGCGCCTGCCTGCTGAAGGAGAAGTGCGTGGCAACCTGGCCGCGGGTGGCCACGGTGTTGTGCGTGCGCTCAACGACCGCGACCGCGAGCTGGTCGCGCGCGTGGCTCCTGTCCTAAAAGAAAAAGGCATCATCATTGCGGGGTTGGATGTGATCGGTGGCTATATCACCGAAATCAACGTCACCAGCCCGACCTGCTTCCGTGAAATAGACGCGCAGGAAGGCACCGATATTTCTGGACGCGTCATGGATGCTATCGCACGCAGGATGGCGGCGCGCGCCTAA
- a CDS encoding TonB family protein, with protein sequence MMRQAGGSTSVSGSPLRGAASGRVYRLWCVAGVIVLHVGIVAGLWTMPLPTLTEPSSPIVIQLATVAAPHPRVQPSPADVVPPPPPPTKPTSPQPKTAPTHRSAPSRASSNGAVHHAQPSVAPTPPAGGDMLGNALADVHQQAWQSTSQRYAQDSASSVQTALSRYRQDWVRATQTYIDLHFPRTRRDARLEFNVTVDRQGRLLGLDMVHSTGDAALDAQAFKAIRAAAPFRPFDAGMGNRQTLTFRQGWVFNQGALLEP encoded by the coding sequence ATGATGCGCCAAGCAGGTGGCTCCACATCGGTCAGCGGTTCTCCTTTGCGGGGGGCCGCCTCCGGCCGGGTTTATCGTCTCTGGTGCGTAGCGGGGGTCATCGTGCTGCATGTCGGCATTGTAGCCGGGCTGTGGACGATGCCGCTGCCGACACTGACCGAGCCGTCTTCACCCATCGTGATTCAGCTGGCGACGGTTGCTGCACCACATCCCCGCGTTCAACCGTCGCCAGCGGACGTTGTGCCGCCGCCCCCTCCTCCGACTAAACCGACATCGCCGCAGCCGAAGACCGCACCAACGCATCGCAGTGCACCTTCTCGTGCGAGCAGTAACGGCGCGGTTCATCACGCGCAGCCGTCGGTCGCCCCAACGCCGCCTGCAGGAGGCGATATGCTCGGCAACGCCTTGGCGGACGTGCACCAGCAGGCTTGGCAGAGTACCAGTCAGCGTTACGCGCAAGACAGCGCTAGCAGCGTACAGACGGCCCTGTCGCGTTATCGTCAGGACTGGGTGCGTGCTACGCAGACCTATATCGATCTCCACTTCCCTAGAACGCGTCGCGATGCCCGCCTGGAGTTCAACGTTACCGTCGATCGCCAAGGCAGGCTGCTGGGGTTGGACATGGTACACTCTACGGGAGATGCCGCTCTGGATGCGCAGGCCTTCAAGGCCATTCGTGCGGCAGCGCCTTTCAGACCTTTCGATGCGGGAATGGGTAATCGGCAGACGCTGACGTTCCGGCAGGGATGGGTATTCAATCAGGGCGCATTACTGGAACCTTGA